The proteins below are encoded in one region of Sedimentibacter sp. zth1:
- a CDS encoding helix-turn-helix transcriptional regulator — protein MNIEVMTSGDKLKKIRKKYGIKQYEISRNDISRNMISMIETNKANLIESTAKKIIKNIRKVCKEKSIECDVSLDYLLESVNTQVERIANNFITLIDANPKKISEENFQNYLSKVICILNKYNYKKFKSTIYKKLGDYYKKSNDYYMAYSYYLMSFENFTEMLNNINLVNLIISINYCSAKINKMKESLEFSNLARIYMPSMPLEQNYKIYYNDVIAFKQLKNYDKCLENIYCIENKFIDILNSNITRKTNVMILKANCYCELKSYKKALQIHKQTLFLAKDNIEIKLLTLVNILDIYKKLNDTKGLIKNLEIAILYLENYLKTDSNKYICEFYNDIGEAFYFLKEYDKSKFYLNKSLFQSIRCNKINIIKNCFHNLLNIYILENNENEINSLKNQLLELISTEILPYNSDLLFIFINHYSNIKDVNAVNDITTFIISKIPSK, from the coding sequence ATGATTGAAACCAATAAAGCTAATCTTATAGAAAGCACAGCAAAAAAAATAATTAAAAACATTAGAAAAGTATGTAAAGAAAAATCTATTGAATGTGATGTATCATTAGATTATTTACTTGAAAGTGTCAATACACAAGTTGAAAGAATCGCAAATAATTTTATAACCTTAATAGATGCAAATCCAAAAAAAATTTCAGAAGAAAATTTTCAAAATTATTTATCTAAAGTAATATGTATTTTAAATAAATACAACTATAAAAAGTTTAAATCAACCATATATAAAAAGCTTGGAGATTACTACAAGAAAAGCAATGATTATTATATGGCATACTCTTATTATTTAATGTCTTTTGAAAATTTTACTGAAATGCTTAACAATATTAATCTAGTAAACTTAATTATTAGTATTAATTATTGCAGTGCAAAAATTAATAAGATGAAAGAAAGTTTAGAATTTAGCAATCTAGCTAGAATATACATGCCATCCATGCCATTAGAGCAAAACTACAAAATTTATTATAATGATGTAATAGCTTTTAAGCAGTTGAAAAACTACGATAAGTGTTTAGAAAATATTTATTGCATTGAAAATAAATTCATAGATATTTTAAATTCAAATATAACTAGAAAAACTAATGTAATGATTTTAAAAGCAAACTGCTATTGTGAACTCAAATCATATAAAAAGGCATTGCAAATTCATAAACAAACTTTATTTTTAGCAAAAGATAATATAGAAATCAAATTGCTTACGCTTGTAAATATTTTAGATATTTACAAAAAATTAAATGATACAAAAGGCCTAATAAAGAATTTAGAAATAGCAATATTATATTTAGAGAATTATTTAAAAACAGATAGCAATAAATATATTTGTGAATTTTACAATGATATTGGAGAAGCATTCTATTTTCTAAAAGAATATGATAAAAGTAAGTTTTATCTTAACAAATCACTTTTTCAGAGTATTAGATGCAATAAAATAAATATTATAAAAAATTGCTTTCATAATCTTCTAAATATATATATTTTAGAAAATAATGAAAATGAAATCAACTCACTCAAAAATCAGTTATTAGAGTTAATTTCAACAGAAATTCTACCTTACAATAGTGATTTATTATTTATTTTTATTAACCATTATAGTAATATAAAAGACGTAAATGCCGTTAATGATATAACTACTTTTATTATATCAAAAATCCCATCAAAATAA